A single region of the Nocardioides aurantiacus genome encodes:
- a CDS encoding universal stress protein, giving the protein MSTDPTYVVGVDWSVGSNAAVRWAAREAHRDGARLRLVHVVPSYVPISPMAPLVPLDLDDAGETLLTQARATALEVLREDVVTTSLLAGPRIQRLVDTGREAALLVLGHERGPSLDRILTGTTVTAVAARASCPVVAVSADHVAPAPRGQVLVGIKSTEHSHRLLRRGFELASQRGDRLLVLHAWELGRVYDDLVLDRADTSEWESRARDAIGLEVAPLLDQHPHVELEVRVVHGQPARVLCDATHESDLVLLARRPRAFPVGHIGSTARALLRHSACPVEIEPQADESPGVQQLQLEHDGALLR; this is encoded by the coding sequence ATGAGCACTGACCCGACGTACGTCGTGGGGGTCGACTGGTCCGTGGGCAGCAACGCCGCGGTGCGGTGGGCCGCCCGGGAGGCCCACCGAGACGGTGCCCGACTGCGGCTGGTGCACGTGGTGCCCTCCTACGTCCCCATCAGCCCGATGGCACCCCTGGTCCCGCTCGACCTCGACGACGCGGGGGAGACCCTGCTCACCCAGGCCCGGGCCACCGCGCTGGAGGTGCTGCGGGAGGACGTGGTGACGACGTCGCTGCTGGCGGGGCCGCGCATCCAGAGACTGGTCGACACCGGACGCGAGGCCGCGCTGCTGGTGCTGGGGCACGAACGGGGACCGAGCCTCGACCGGATCCTGACCGGCACCACGGTCACCGCGGTCGCGGCGCGCGCGAGCTGCCCGGTGGTGGCCGTGTCGGCCGACCACGTGGCCCCGGCCCCGCGGGGCCAGGTGCTGGTGGGGATCAAGTCCACCGAGCACTCGCACCGGCTGCTGCGGCGGGGTTTCGAGCTGGCCTCCCAGCGTGGCGACCGCTTGCTGGTGCTCCACGCCTGGGAGCTCGGACGGGTCTACGACGACCTGGTGCTGGACCGGGCCGACACCTCGGAGTGGGAGAGCCGCGCCCGGGACGCGATCGGGCTCGAGGTGGCACCGCTCCTGGACCAGCACCCGCACGTCGAGCTCGAGGTCCGGGTGGTGCACGGGCAGCCGGCCCGGGTGCTCTGCGACGCCACGCACGAGTCCGACCTCGTGCTGCTGGCCCGTCGTCCGCGGGCCTTCCCCGTCGGCCACATCGGCAGCACCGCACGGGCACTGCTGCGCCACAGCGCCTGCCCCGTCGAGATCGAGCCCCAGGCCGACGAGTCGCCCGGCGTCCAGCAGCTGCAGCTGGAGCACGACGGGGCGCTGCTCCGGTAG
- a CDS encoding DUF308 domain-containing protein, with protein MGFWVLVDAVGALVQSVRPGTTGRIWFGLLGGLGLVAAVLAIVTPAMTAVAATWAVGVWLAFRGGVELFGAVGATVDTSRWLLVVSGGISVLVGVLLAANPGRAAIALATWFGVALLVWGVIHLGLAHVVHRHARDRTVTTGRTVDR; from the coding sequence GTGGGCTTCTGGGTCCTCGTGGACGCCGTGGGTGCGCTGGTCCAGTCGGTGCGGCCCGGCACGACCGGCCGGATCTGGTTCGGGCTGCTCGGTGGCCTCGGTCTCGTCGCCGCGGTGCTGGCGATCGTGACGCCGGCGATGACCGCGGTGGCCGCGACCTGGGCCGTCGGGGTCTGGTTGGCGTTCCGCGGAGGCGTGGAGCTGTTCGGCGCCGTCGGTGCCACCGTCGACACGTCGCGGTGGTTGCTCGTCGTCAGTGGCGGCATCTCGGTTCTGGTGGGCGTGCTGCTGGCGGCGAACCCGGGCCGCGCAGCCATCGCGCTCGCCACGTGGTTCGGCGTCGCCCTGCTGGTGTGGGGTGTCATCCACCTGGGTCTCGCCCACGTCGTGCACCGACATGCCCGAGACCGGACGGTCACGACCGGGCGAACCGTCGACCGGTGA
- a CDS encoding pyridoxamine 5'-phosphate oxidase family protein, with translation MSETSVVEELSQTECWEELRVADVGRLAFAVVDEIHILPITFTIRGGHLYFLTEEGTKLLGVVMGSAVALEVDSHDDRLATSVVVRGTARLLPEDEAHLVDDLLTLPWDRPETPRYNVVQIEPTSLTGRRFARS, from the coding sequence ATGAGCGAGACGTCCGTCGTCGAGGAGCTGAGCCAGACCGAGTGCTGGGAGGAGCTGCGCGTCGCCGACGTCGGGCGGCTGGCCTTCGCCGTGGTCGACGAGATCCACATCCTGCCGATCACCTTCACCATCCGTGGCGGCCACCTCTACTTCCTCACCGAGGAGGGCACCAAGCTGCTGGGGGTGGTGATGGGATCGGCCGTCGCCCTGGAGGTGGACAGCCACGACGATCGGCTCGCCACGAGCGTGGTCGTCCGCGGGACCGCCCGGCTGCTCCCCGAGGACGAGGCCCACCTGGTGGACGACCTGCTGACCCTGCCCTGGGACCGGCCCGAGACCCCCCGGTACAACGTCGTGCAGATCGAGCCGACCAGCCTCACCGGTCGACGGTTCGCCCGGTCGTGA
- a CDS encoding pyridoxamine 5'-phosphate oxidase family protein, translating into MTGDEHELTSSQCRELLAGGVLGRVAFCTGDGPRILPVNYTVVDDAVVFRTSAYGALAAHDWRSPLAFEVDAVDHVAQVGWSVLAIGAGERVADADVLERIRIAGDPRPWPTGSRPLYVRLEWRELTGRVVGAEDDVLPPRRGQD; encoded by the coding sequence GTGACCGGCGACGAGCACGAGCTCACCAGCTCGCAGTGCCGCGAGCTGCTGGCCGGTGGGGTCTTGGGACGGGTGGCCTTCTGCACCGGGGACGGGCCCCGGATCCTGCCGGTCAACTACACCGTGGTCGACGACGCGGTGGTGTTCCGCACCTCGGCCTACGGAGCCCTCGCCGCGCACGACTGGAGGTCGCCGCTGGCCTTCGAGGTGGACGCGGTCGACCACGTGGCCCAGGTCGGGTGGAGCGTGCTGGCCATCGGCGCCGGTGAGCGCGTCGCCGACGCCGACGTGCTCGAGCGGATCCGGATCGCGGGCGACCCCCGACCGTGGCCCACGGGCTCACGGCCCCTCTACGTCCGCCTGGAGTGGCGCGAGCTCACCGGAAGGGTCGTCGGTGCCGAGGACGACGTGCTGCCGCCCCGTCGCGGACAGGACTGA
- a CDS encoding ABC transporter ATP-binding protein, which produces MAEPALVTIGLTKRFRGTSALDGVDLEVPTGVVFGYLGPNGAGKTTTIRILAGLARPTAGTARVFGHDVVSDREAAQRELGYLPGDFVGYPELTGREHLTYLARVRGGVSWRRVRRLAERLGLDLDKRLGAMSHGNRQKVGLVQAFMHEPRLLVLDEPTAGLDPLVRREFLGLVREARQDGGTVFLSSHVLSEVEAVADRVAILGSGRVLVTGSVEELRRRARRSIDLVFVGPPPLAALRDAAGVHDLRSTGRTAHLTLEGSAAALMSAAAPYGIENVVSHEPDLEDVFLDLYAGRP; this is translated from the coding sequence GTGGCCGAGCCCGCACTCGTGACCATCGGGCTGACCAAGCGGTTCCGTGGCACCTCGGCGCTGGACGGCGTCGACCTCGAGGTGCCCACCGGGGTGGTGTTCGGCTACCTCGGACCCAACGGAGCCGGGAAGACCACCACGATCCGCATCCTCGCCGGCCTGGCGCGACCCACCGCGGGCACCGCCCGCGTGTTCGGGCACGACGTGGTCTCGGACCGCGAGGCCGCGCAGCGCGAGCTCGGCTACCTGCCCGGCGACTTCGTGGGGTATCCCGAGCTCACCGGCCGCGAGCACCTCACCTACCTCGCCCGCGTGCGTGGCGGAGTGTCCTGGCGACGTGTCCGGCGTCTCGCCGAGCGCCTGGGACTCGACCTGGACAAGCGGCTGGGCGCGATGTCGCACGGCAACCGGCAGAAGGTCGGGCTGGTCCAGGCGTTCATGCACGAGCCCCGGCTGCTGGTCCTCGACGAGCCGACGGCGGGCCTGGACCCCCTGGTGCGACGCGAGTTCCTCGGGCTCGTGCGCGAGGCACGCCAGGACGGGGGCACGGTCTTCCTGTCCTCCCACGTGCTCAGCGAGGTCGAGGCCGTGGCCGACCGGGTCGCGATCCTCGGGTCGGGCCGGGTCCTGGTCACGGGCTCGGTCGAGGAGCTCCGGCGCCGCGCGAGGCGGAGCATCGACCTGGTCTTCGTCGGGCCGCCGCCGCTCGCCGCCCTGCGGGACGCAGCAGGAGTCCACGACCTGCGCAGCACGGGGCGTACGGCGCACCTGACGCTGGAGGGCTCGGCCGCGGCCCTGATGTCCGCCGCTGCCCCCTACGGCATCGAGAACGTCGTCAGCCACGAGCCCGACCTGGAGGACGTCTTCCTCGACCTGTACGCCGGGAGGCCGTGA
- a CDS encoding ABC transporter permease subunit codes for MTVLRNVFTKALRDQRWALLGWGTGLVLLVLAESSVWPTIRDMPDLDRLLEGYPRALEELFDLSAMTTATGFMNAELFTLVLPMLFIIFGVTRGARMVAGEEEAGTLGPLLVTRLSPRSLLLQKAAALVVAVVALGLVLLSSTWASSTFFDLGLSVPDIASGTLAVVLLGTEFGLLALAVGAASGRRALALGVAGSLALASYLLYALGLLVDALEPWRMISPFAQALSQGPLGAGVPPSFAWLLLGAAVVVAASLPVFTRRDVRGA; via the coding sequence GTGACCGTGCTGCGCAACGTCTTCACCAAGGCCCTGCGCGACCAGCGCTGGGCGCTGCTCGGCTGGGGCACCGGTCTGGTGCTCCTGGTGCTGGCCGAGTCGTCGGTGTGGCCCACCATCCGGGACATGCCCGACCTCGACCGCCTGCTCGAGGGATACCCCCGTGCCCTGGAGGAGCTGTTCGACCTCTCCGCGATGACGACGGCCACCGGATTCATGAACGCCGAGCTGTTCACGCTCGTGCTGCCGATGCTGTTCATCATCTTCGGCGTCACCCGGGGTGCCCGCATGGTCGCCGGCGAGGAGGAGGCAGGCACGCTCGGCCCGCTGCTCGTGACGCGCCTGTCCCCCCGCTCCCTGCTGCTCCAGAAGGCAGCCGCCCTCGTGGTGGCCGTGGTGGCTCTCGGCCTGGTGCTCCTGTCCAGCACCTGGGCGTCCTCGACCTTCTTCGACCTCGGCCTCTCCGTCCCTGACATCGCGTCCGGCACGCTGGCGGTGGTCCTGCTCGGCACGGAGTTCGGGCTCCTCGCCCTCGCCGTGGGCGCAGCGAGCGGTCGGCGCGCCCTCGCCCTGGGCGTGGCGGGCTCGCTCGCGCTGGCCAGCTACCTCCTGTACGCCCTCGGCCTCCTCGTCGACGCCCTCGAGCCGTGGCGGATGATCTCCCCCTTCGCGCAGGCGCTCTCCCAGGGTCCGTTGGGCGCCGGGGTGCCGCCCTCCTTCGCCTGGCTGCTGCTCGGGGCCGCGGTCGTGGTGGCAGCGTCGCTGCCGGTCTTCACCCGGCGCGACGTGCGGGGGGCGTGA
- a CDS encoding flavodoxin family protein, producing MATATDALVVVESMWGHTRAVAEAVARGLRSAGPVLDVGDAPVQLPDGTVLLVVGGPTHAFSMSRRSTRHEAAARGAPEVREATGIREWLDGLVPTAGLRVATFDTRVDRVRRLPGSAARSAGRRVRHRGLGRVMSTESFYVADVGGPLLPGELARATTWGARLAMQVAGPETP from the coding sequence GTGGCCACCGCCACCGACGCGCTCGTCGTGGTCGAGTCGATGTGGGGCCACACCCGGGCGGTCGCCGAGGCCGTGGCCCGCGGGCTGAGGTCGGCCGGGCCCGTGCTCGACGTCGGCGACGCCCCGGTCCAGCTGCCCGACGGCACCGTGCTGCTGGTGGTGGGCGGACCCACCCATGCGTTCTCGATGAGCCGGCGGTCGACCCGCCACGAGGCCGCCGCCCGCGGTGCTCCGGAGGTCCGGGAAGCCACGGGCATCCGTGAGTGGCTCGACGGCCTCGTCCCCACGGCAGGTCTCCGGGTCGCCACGTTCGACACCCGCGTGGACAGGGTGCGGCGCCTCCCGGGATCGGCTGCGCGATCGGCCGGGAGACGGGTCCGGCACCGGGGGCTGGGGCGCGTGATGTCGACCGAGAGCTTCTACGTCGCCGACGTCGGCGGGCCGTTGCTCCCCGGCGAGCTCGCGCGTGCCACCACGTGGGGAGCCCGGCTCGCGATGCAGGTCGCCGGTCCTGAGACCCCCTAG
- a CDS encoding response regulator — protein sequence MPTSSAEAVTVLGRPDGGSGVGDCVRVVIVDDHQLFVDSVSAVLGAQPGLCVVGSAGTLGGALAELAAWSPDVLVLDRQLPDGDAIASLPEVRQLVPEARIVMLTSHDDAVVEQRALRAGVHAYVRKTAGLGEVLHAVRSDVPSPVVGPTSGVALTARESEVLALVAEGLTNPAIAERLGLSPFTIGNQVASLRVKLGAHSKLDLVSRARREGFLF from the coding sequence ATGCCGACCAGCTCTGCCGAGGCCGTGACCGTGCTGGGCCGCCCCGACGGCGGGAGCGGCGTCGGTGACTGCGTGCGGGTCGTCATCGTCGACGACCACCAGCTCTTCGTCGACAGCGTCAGCGCCGTCCTCGGTGCCCAACCCGGGCTGTGCGTCGTGGGGTCTGCGGGCACGTTGGGCGGTGCGCTCGCGGAGCTGGCGGCATGGTCTCCGGACGTGCTGGTGCTGGATCGCCAGCTGCCCGACGGCGACGCGATCGCCTCCCTCCCGGAGGTCCGTCAGCTCGTTCCCGAGGCGCGCATCGTCATGCTCACCAGCCACGACGACGCGGTCGTCGAGCAACGCGCGCTGCGCGCCGGGGTGCACGCCTACGTGCGGAAGACGGCTGGCCTGGGGGAGGTGCTGCACGCCGTGCGGTCCGACGTGCCGAGCCCCGTGGTCGGGCCGACCTCGGGTGTGGCCCTCACGGCCCGGGAGTCGGAGGTCCTGGCCCTGGTCGCGGAGGGCCTGACCAACCCGGCGATCGCCGAGCGCCTGGGACTGAGCCCCTTCACGATCGGCAACCAGGTCGCCTCGTTGCGGGTGAAGCTGGGCGCCCACTCCAAGCTCGACCTGGTGAGCAGAGCGCGCCGGGAAGGCTTCCTGTTCTGA
- a CDS encoding ATP-binding protein produces MSQHRWVASTGWAIAFAAALVVGRQWLLPETGLALFWPAAGVVALWMVWAREGGRWWPHVGVLFVLAAGGQALLGVGLVGSVLLGLANVTQGVAYALVAHRATKDVTATWGVLWVALGAVVSAPLGAAVGVAGAVADGAELSLVLGVSWVVRNACATFMVVTLVMAVLAARRSGRRLPDLLTTRVRPWAGAEYAAAAIATVLVAQWVFGTRGQLPLSFVVVTTSVWVGSRFSPVVAAAHSFLVGVLVAVASLLGLGPFGAVLDQGHRALLVQLFVLLNSALTQLLAAGLKDRHVLLERALASEQETRRQKSVLDTVLDVMVDGLVVVDDQGRLLIRNAAARRMGGPGEPDGQETLRSADAYGLRELDGAALDEGRRPVTEALSGVVVENRILLRQEPGSGRRTVLSVNASPLQVEDTAGAVGGTRRLAVVSMRDVTEEHAYLRDLEGFTGMVAHDLRNPIAATMSWAEIVDDQLDDLPADATLPRQSLLRVYSSAERAMTLIEELLDYARAGDQPLEPVEVDLVRLLDDVVEVVGPAVGPTPWVSYGDLGRVCGDETLLRQLFTNLLSNAAKYVAPGVEPRVEVRRQRDADEDGGQVVLEVADNGLGIDPSLRGRVFETFFRAPTDAAVPGTGLGLAICARVVERHGGTISAVENTATGGTIMRVGLPDVVRAVAPGRHRGAAGA; encoded by the coding sequence ATGTCGCAGCACCGATGGGTCGCAAGCACGGGGTGGGCGATCGCCTTCGCCGCCGCCCTGGTCGTGGGACGGCAGTGGTTGCTGCCCGAGACGGGACTCGCGTTGTTCTGGCCTGCTGCTGGTGTGGTGGCCCTGTGGATGGTCTGGGCCCGCGAGGGTGGTCGGTGGTGGCCCCACGTCGGCGTGCTGTTCGTCCTGGCGGCCGGGGGCCAGGCCCTGCTGGGGGTGGGGCTGGTCGGGTCGGTGCTGCTCGGCCTGGCGAACGTGACCCAGGGCGTGGCCTACGCGCTGGTCGCCCATCGGGCCACGAAGGACGTCACCGCCACGTGGGGCGTGCTGTGGGTGGCGCTGGGTGCGGTGGTCTCGGCTCCCCTGGGGGCTGCGGTCGGGGTGGCGGGTGCGGTGGCCGACGGGGCGGAGCTCTCGCTCGTGCTGGGGGTCTCGTGGGTGGTGCGAAACGCGTGCGCCACGTTCATGGTGGTCACGTTGGTGATGGCGGTGCTGGCCGCCCGGCGGAGCGGGCGACGGCTTCCCGACCTGCTCACGACCCGGGTCCGGCCCTGGGCGGGCGCGGAGTACGCCGCCGCAGCGATCGCCACGGTGCTGGTCGCGCAGTGGGTGTTCGGCACGCGTGGTCAGCTGCCGCTGTCGTTCGTCGTGGTGACGACCTCGGTGTGGGTCGGCAGTCGCTTCAGCCCGGTGGTGGCAGCCGCCCACAGCTTCCTCGTCGGGGTCCTCGTGGCAGTGGCCAGCCTGCTGGGGCTGGGGCCGTTCGGCGCTGTTCTCGACCAGGGGCACCGGGCGCTCCTCGTCCAGCTGTTCGTGCTGCTGAACAGTGCGCTGACCCAGCTGCTGGCGGCCGGCCTGAAGGATCGCCACGTGCTGCTCGAGCGGGCGCTCGCGTCGGAGCAGGAGACGCGACGGCAGAAGTCCGTGCTCGACACCGTCCTGGACGTGATGGTGGACGGGCTCGTGGTGGTCGACGACCAGGGAAGGCTGCTCATCCGGAACGCAGCCGCACGTCGCATGGGTGGTCCGGGGGAACCCGACGGGCAGGAGACCCTGCGCAGCGCCGACGCGTACGGGCTGCGCGAGCTGGACGGGGCGGCCCTGGACGAGGGGCGCCGCCCGGTCACCGAGGCGTTGTCGGGCGTCGTGGTGGAGAACCGCATCCTGCTGCGGCAGGAGCCTGGGAGCGGTCGGCGGACGGTGCTGTCCGTGAACGCCTCGCCCCTCCAGGTCGAGGACACGGCCGGCGCCGTGGGCGGCACCCGTCGACTGGCGGTGGTGAGCATGCGCGACGTCACCGAGGAGCACGCCTACCTGCGCGACCTGGAGGGGTTCACCGGCATGGTCGCGCACGACCTGCGCAACCCCATCGCCGCGACCATGAGCTGGGCCGAGATCGTCGACGACCAGCTCGACGACCTCCCCGCCGACGCCACGCTCCCACGACAGAGCCTGCTGCGGGTCTACTCCTCCGCCGAGCGGGCGATGACCCTCATCGAGGAGCTGCTGGACTACGCACGGGCCGGCGACCAGCCCCTCGAGCCGGTGGAGGTCGACCTGGTGCGGCTCCTCGATGACGTGGTCGAGGTCGTCGGCCCGGCGGTGGGTCCCACGCCGTGGGTGTCGTACGGCGACCTGGGTCGGGTGTGCGGTGACGAGACGCTGCTCCGCCAGCTGTTCACCAACCTGCTGAGCAACGCGGCCAAGTACGTCGCGCCGGGCGTCGAGCCGCGGGTGGAGGTCCGTCGTCAGCGAGACGCCGACGAGGACGGCGGGCAGGTCGTGCTGGAGGTGGCCGACAACGGTCTCGGCATCGACCCGTCGCTGCGAGGGAGGGTGTTCGAGACGTTCTTCCGTGCCCCGACCGACGCTGCGGTCCCGGGAACGGGGCTGGGGCTCGCGATCTGCGCCCGGGTGGTGGAGAGGCACGGCGGCACCATCAGCGCCGTGGAGAACACCGCCACGGGGGGCACGATCATGCGCGTCGGCCTTCCCGACGTCGTCCGGGCCGTGGCACCTGGACGGCACCGAGGAGCGGCAGGCGCATGA
- a CDS encoding VOC family protein, producing MPSEGSFAQTRDFFSTLLETPPSWEADGFVAFHAPDGSSLELLASRFVPEYGLNQGVAFGFLVDDLAGASSDVQNAGGTLVGEPVRTDDLHYRHFRGPDGRTYGLVQRLTAD from the coding sequence GTGCCTTCCGAAGGCTCGTTCGCACAGACCCGCGACTTCTTCTCCACGCTCCTAGAGACGCCTCCTTCCTGGGAGGCCGACGGGTTCGTCGCCTTCCACGCGCCGGACGGCTCCAGTCTCGAGCTGCTTGCATCGCGCTTCGTTCCGGAGTACGGCTTGAACCAGGGGGTGGCTTTTGGCTTCCTTGTTGACGACCTCGCTGGCGCATCATCTGACGTCCAGAACGCCGGCGGAACGCTAGTGGGGGAACCCGTCCGCACAGACGACCTGCACTACCGCCACTTCCGCGGCCCGGATGGGCGCACTTACGGACTCGTCCAGCGGCTGACTGCCGACTGA
- a CDS encoding TDT family transporter, with product MSILQARISTTERPADRRPFLSALEGQPAFGFIGPNWFASVMGTGIVANAAATLPVKVPGLLLFARTVWVLDVLLLAVISTATIVHWTQHPRAARGHLDNPAMSHFYGAPAMALMTVGAGALLVGQPLVGQGTAIGMDFVLWTAGTLLGLWTAVAVPYKAFTTHEVKPDAAFGGWLMPIVPPMVSAATGPLLLPHLPAGQWQLTMQLACTMMFGLTIVASLVVIAMIWTRLVHHKVGAAAAVPTLWIVLGPLGQSITAAHTLGATATGVYPAPYGRAFEAMGLVYGAPMWGFAMLWLALAIAITIRTVRAGMPFSLTWWSFTFPVGTVVTGTSGLAAITGAHFLVTAAVVFYIGLLVAWGVVTVRTGLGVFSGHLLRTPA from the coding sequence ATGAGCATTCTTCAAGCCCGCATCAGCACCACCGAGCGCCCCGCGGACCGTCGTCCTTTCCTGTCTGCTCTCGAGGGACAGCCCGCGTTCGGGTTCATCGGCCCGAACTGGTTTGCCTCGGTGATGGGCACGGGCATCGTCGCGAACGCGGCCGCGACGTTGCCCGTCAAGGTCCCCGGTCTGCTGCTGTTCGCACGGACTGTGTGGGTGCTCGACGTGCTCCTGCTCGCCGTCATCAGTACTGCGACGATCGTTCACTGGACGCAGCACCCTCGCGCCGCGCGGGGCCACCTCGACAACCCGGCGATGTCGCACTTCTACGGCGCCCCGGCGATGGCGCTGATGACTGTCGGTGCAGGTGCCCTGCTGGTCGGTCAGCCGCTGGTCGGTCAGGGGACAGCGATCGGTATGGACTTCGTGCTCTGGACCGCGGGCACCCTGCTCGGTCTCTGGACAGCGGTCGCCGTGCCCTACAAGGCCTTCACCACCCACGAGGTGAAGCCGGATGCCGCCTTCGGTGGTTGGCTGATGCCGATCGTGCCGCCCATGGTGAGCGCGGCCACCGGCCCGCTGCTGCTGCCCCACCTGCCCGCCGGTCAGTGGCAGCTCACCATGCAGCTGGCCTGCACGATGATGTTCGGCCTGACCATCGTGGCCAGCCTGGTCGTGATCGCGATGATCTGGACCCGGCTGGTGCACCACAAGGTCGGGGCCGCTGCTGCGGTGCCCACGCTGTGGATCGTGCTCGGCCCGCTCGGCCAGTCGATCACCGCCGCGCACACTCTGGGGGCGACAGCCACCGGCGTCTACCCCGCGCCGTACGGGCGCGCGTTCGAGGCCATGGGACTCGTCTACGGCGCACCCATGTGGGGGTTCGCCATGCTGTGGCTGGCGCTTGCGATCGCCATCACGATCCGCACCGTGCGCGCAGGGATGCCGTTCTCGCTGACCTGGTGGTCCTTCACCTTCCCAGTTGGCACGGTCGTCACCGGAACGTCAGGCCTGGCCGCCATCACGGGTGCGCACTTCCTGGTGACCGCCGCAGTTGTCTTCTACATCGGGCTCTTGGTTGCGTGGGGCGTGGTGACGGTGCGTACTGGGCTTGGCGTGTTCTCCGGCCACCTATTGCGCACTCCTGCATGA
- a CDS encoding LysR family transcriptional regulator — translation MSSPHLPDLDALRLLVGIARHGSIGAAARTNGISQQAASERVRAMEAQTGLTLVRRGARGSQLTEAGVVVTEWAARLLDLADEVDIAIEGLRGDVSRELVVWASMTIAESLIPRWLVQLRQRQLGEGYRATAVSLNASNSRDVVEAVREGTAHVGFVEGVEAPVGVRSVTVAQDELFLVTAAGTPLSRRRTPLTPDEVAHLALTSREEGSGTREVLEIALAKHGLEVGDPEVELTTATAIREAVLAGSAPAFLSRRVVARDVDSGNLTVVAVMELDLRRYFRAIWVGTKNPPAGSVRDLVAIARATER, via the coding sequence GTGTCCTCTCCCCACCTCCCTGACCTCGATGCGCTACGGCTGCTGGTGGGCATCGCCCGGCACGGCAGCATCGGTGCCGCGGCACGCACCAACGGCATCAGCCAGCAGGCCGCGTCCGAACGAGTGCGGGCGATGGAGGCCCAGACCGGACTGACCCTCGTGCGACGCGGCGCACGTGGATCGCAACTCACCGAGGCCGGCGTGGTCGTCACCGAGTGGGCGGCGCGGCTGCTCGACCTGGCCGACGAGGTAGACATCGCGATCGAAGGTCTGCGCGGCGACGTCAGCCGCGAGCTCGTGGTGTGGGCCAGCATGACGATCGCGGAGAGTCTGATCCCCCGCTGGCTGGTGCAATTGCGCCAACGACAGCTTGGCGAGGGCTACCGGGCCACGGCAGTGAGTCTCAATGCGTCCAACAGCCGCGACGTAGTCGAGGCCGTGCGCGAAGGAACAGCCCACGTGGGCTTCGTCGAAGGAGTCGAGGCGCCGGTCGGGGTGCGGTCGGTGACGGTCGCCCAGGACGAACTCTTCCTGGTCACCGCGGCCGGCACACCGTTGAGTCGGAGGCGCACTCCCCTGACGCCCGACGAGGTGGCACACCTTGCGCTGACCAGTCGCGAAGAAGGCTCAGGCACCCGCGAGGTGCTCGAGATCGCCCTGGCCAAGCATGGCTTGGAGGTCGGCGACCCGGAGGTGGAGCTCACCACTGCGACCGCCATCCGTGAAGCGGTCCTGGCCGGCAGCGCGCCAGCGTTCCTCAGCCGGCGCGTCGTCGCGCGCGACGTGGACTCCGGGAACTTGACCGTCGTGGCAGTCATGGAACTCGACCTGCGACGGTACTTCCGCGCCATCTGGGTAGGAACCAAGAACCCGCCGGCAGGGTC